A DNA window from Mycolicibacter hiberniae contains the following coding sequences:
- the hemC gene encoding hydroxymethylbilane synthase, with protein sequence MDPVIRIGTRGSLLATTQAGTIRDALVAAGHPAELVVISTAGDVTSGPIANIGVGVFTAELREAILDGRVDAAVHSHKDLPTAADPRFLIAAIPRREDPRDALVARDGLVLGELPAGAVVGTSSPRRAAQLRALGLGLEIRPLRGNLDSRLNRVSSGALDAIVVARAGLARLGRLDAVTETLEPVQMLPAPAQGALAVECRAGDSALAALLAELDDADTRTAVTAERTLLAELEAGCSAPVGAIAEVVESIDEDGRVFEELSLRGCVAALDGSDVIRASGIGSPDRARELGVSVAAELFELGARELMSEAR encoded by the coding sequence TTGGATCCAGTAATCCGCATCGGCACCCGGGGCAGCCTGTTGGCCACCACCCAGGCCGGGACCATCCGCGACGCCCTGGTGGCCGCCGGGCATCCCGCCGAACTGGTCGTGATCAGCACCGCCGGTGACGTCACTTCGGGACCCATCGCCAACATCGGGGTGGGCGTGTTCACCGCCGAGCTGCGTGAGGCCATCCTCGACGGCAGGGTCGACGCCGCCGTGCACTCACACAAGGATCTCCCGACCGCTGCTGACCCGCGGTTCCTGATCGCTGCCATACCGCGTCGTGAGGACCCTCGAGACGCTCTGGTGGCACGCGACGGACTGGTGCTGGGAGAGTTGCCGGCGGGTGCCGTCGTGGGCACTTCGTCGCCCCGGCGGGCCGCACAGCTTAGAGCACTGGGTCTCGGTTTGGAAATTCGCCCCCTACGAGGCAACCTAGATAGCAGGTTGAACAGGGTAAGCAGCGGCGCACTCGACGCCATCGTGGTAGCCCGGGCGGGTCTGGCCCGGCTGGGACGCCTCGATGCCGTCACCGAGACGTTGGAGCCGGTACAGATGTTGCCGGCTCCGGCCCAAGGGGCACTGGCGGTGGAGTGCCGCGCCGGTGATTCCGCACTGGCGGCGCTGCTGGCGGAGTTGGATGACGCCGACACCCGCACGGCGGTCACCGCCGAGCGGACCCTGCTCGCTGAACTGGAGGCGGGTTGTTCCGCACCGGTGGGCGCGATCGCCGAAGTGGTCGAGTCCATCGATGAGGACGGCCGGGTCTTCGAAGAGCTGTCGCTGCGCGGTTGCGTGGCGGCGCTGGACGGATCCGACGTGATCCGCGCCTCCGGCATCGGCAGTCCAGACCGTGCCCGGGAACTGGGCGTGTCGGTCGCGGCGGAACTGTTCGAGTTGGGGGCGCGCGAGCTGATGTCGGAAGCTCGGTGA
- a CDS encoding bifunctional uroporphyrinogen-III C-methyltransferase/uroporphyrinogen-III synthase yields MARQVSVRGQKPKPGRIVFVGSGPGDPGLLTTRARTALTNAALVFVDPDVPEAVLALVGTDLPPVAGPVPPAPDKADDAAGDDAAEAVDEAATVPGGPDIRPALGEPAEVAKTLTAEARSGADVVRLVAGDPLSIDAVITEVSAVARTNIAFEIVPGLPATSAVPTYAGLPLGSSHTVADVRDPEVDWAALAAAPGPLILQATTSHLPEAARTLIEYGLSDGTPCVVTTSGTTCAQRSVESSLGGLTEASALASIDPVILPNGQETSAGPLVVTIGKTVNNRAKLNWWESRALYGWTVLVPRTKDQAGEMSDRLVGHGASPIEVPTIAVEPPRSPAQMERAVKGLVDGRYQWVVFTSTNAVRAVWEKFAEFGLDARAFSGVKIACVGEATAERVRAFGISPELVPSGEQSSLGLLDEFPPYDDVFDPVNRVLLPRADIATETLAEGLRERGWEIEDVTAYRTVRAAPPPANIREMIKTGGFDAVCFTSSSTVRNLVGIAGKPHARTLVACIGPKTAETAAEFGLRVDVQPETAAVGPLVDALAEHAARLRAEGALPPPRKKSRRR; encoded by the coding sequence ATGGCTCGCCAAGTGAGCGTGCGAGGGCAGAAGCCCAAGCCGGGCCGCATTGTGTTCGTCGGCTCGGGTCCGGGCGATCCGGGCCTGCTGACGACGCGGGCGCGGACGGCGCTGACGAACGCCGCGCTGGTGTTCGTCGACCCCGACGTGCCCGAGGCGGTGCTGGCGCTGGTCGGCACGGACCTGCCGCCCGTCGCAGGTCCGGTGCCCCCGGCCCCGGATAAGGCCGACGACGCGGCCGGCGACGACGCCGCCGAGGCCGTCGACGAGGCCGCTACCGTTCCGGGCGGGCCGGACATCCGGCCGGCGCTGGGCGAGCCGGCCGAGGTGGCCAAGACGCTGACCGCGGAGGCCCGCTCGGGCGCCGACGTGGTGCGACTGGTGGCCGGGGACCCGCTGTCGATCGACGCGGTGATCACCGAGGTCAGCGCGGTCGCCCGGACCAATATCGCGTTCGAGATCGTGCCGGGCCTGCCTGCGACCAGCGCAGTGCCCACCTACGCGGGCCTGCCGCTCGGTTCGTCGCACACGGTGGCCGACGTCCGCGACCCGGAGGTGGACTGGGCCGCGCTGGCCGCGGCCCCGGGTCCGCTGATCTTGCAGGCCACCACCTCGCACCTGCCCGAGGCAGCCCGCACTCTGATCGAGTACGGACTGTCCGACGGCACACCGTGCGTCGTCACCACCTCGGGCACCACCTGCGCGCAGCGCTCGGTCGAGTCCAGCCTCGGTGGTCTGACGGAGGCTTCGGCGCTGGCCAGCATCGATCCGGTCATCCTGCCCAACGGCCAGGAGACCTCGGCCGGGCCGCTGGTGGTGACCATCGGCAAGACCGTCAACAACCGGGCCAAGCTGAACTGGTGGGAGAGCCGCGCGCTGTATGGCTGGACCGTCCTGGTGCCGCGCACCAAGGACCAGGCGGGCGAGATGAGCGACCGGCTGGTCGGGCACGGCGCCTCGCCGATCGAGGTCCCGACCATCGCCGTGGAGCCCCCGCGGAGCCCGGCCCAGATGGAGCGCGCCGTCAAGGGTTTGGTGGACGGCCGCTACCAGTGGGTGGTGTTCACCTCGACCAATGCGGTGCGCGCCGTGTGGGAGAAGTTCGCCGAGTTCGGTCTGGACGCTCGCGCGTTCTCCGGGGTGAAGATCGCCTGTGTCGGCGAGGCCACCGCGGAGCGCGTCCGGGCCTTCGGGATCAGCCCTGAGCTGGTGCCGTCCGGCGAGCAGTCCTCGCTGGGCCTGCTCGACGAGTTCCCGCCCTACGACGACGTCTTCGACCCGGTGAACCGGGTGCTGTTGCCGCGTGCCGACATCGCCACCGAGACGCTGGCCGAAGGCCTGCGCGAACGCGGCTGGGAGATCGAGGACGTCACCGCCTACCGCACGGTGCGGGCCGCTCCGCCGCCGGCGAACATCCGCGAGATGATCAAGACCGGTGGGTTCGACGCGGTGTGCTTCACGTCGAGTTCGACGGTGCGCAACCTGGTCGGCATCGCCGGCAAGCCGCACGCTCGCACCCTGGTGGCCTGCATCGGCCCCAAGACCGCCGAGACGGCGGCCGAGTTCGGGCTGCGGGTGGACGTGCAGCCCGAGACCGCGGCGGTGGGACCACTGGTCGACGCACTGGCCGAGCACGCCGCCCGGCTGCGGGCCGAGGGTGCGTTGCCCCCGCCGCGTAAGAAGAGCCGCAGGCGCTAG
- the hemB gene encoding porphobilinogen synthase, which produces MTAFPRQRPRRLRSTAALRRLVAETSLEPRHLVLPMFVADGIDEPREIGSMPGVYQHTRDSLRAAAAQAVAAGVGGLMLFGVPAAADKDSTGSAGVAADGVLNRALRDLAADLGDATVLMADTCLDEFTDHGHCGVLDERGRVDNDATLECYVELAVAQADSGAHVVSPSGMMDGQVAAIRDGLDAAGYGDVVILAYAAKFASAFYGPFREAVASTLAGDRRTYQQEPGNAREALREVTLDLAEGADIVMVKPAMGYLDVIAATAAMSSVPVAAYQVSGEYAMIAAAAANGWVDGRSAALESLIGIRRAGADIVLTYWAAEAAGWLA; this is translated from the coding sequence ATGACTGCATTTCCTCGCCAACGCCCGCGCCGGCTGCGCTCCACCGCGGCGCTGCGCCGACTGGTGGCCGAGACCTCGCTGGAGCCCAGGCATCTGGTGCTGCCGATGTTCGTCGCCGACGGCATCGACGAACCGCGGGAAATCGGTTCCATGCCCGGGGTGTACCAGCACACCCGCGACTCGCTGCGCGCCGCGGCCGCCCAGGCGGTGGCGGCCGGGGTCGGCGGGCTGATGCTGTTCGGGGTTCCGGCGGCGGCCGACAAAGACAGCACGGGATCGGCCGGTGTTGCCGCCGACGGCGTGCTCAACCGCGCGCTGCGCGATCTGGCCGCTGACCTCGGCGATGCCACCGTGTTGATGGCCGACACCTGCCTGGATGAGTTCACCGATCACGGGCACTGCGGCGTGCTCGACGAACGGGGCCGGGTCGACAACGACGCCACTTTGGAATGTTATGTCGAACTTGCTGTGGCGCAAGCAGATTCGGGAGCTCACGTAGTCAGCCCGAGCGGCATGATGGATGGCCAGGTAGCCGCGATCCGGGATGGGCTGGATGCCGCCGGGTACGGCGATGTGGTGATCTTGGCCTACGCCGCGAAGTTCGCGTCGGCGTTCTACGGCCCGTTCCGTGAGGCAGTGGCCTCCACCCTGGCCGGTGACCGGCGCACCTACCAGCAGGAACCCGGCAATGCCCGCGAGGCGCTGCGCGAAGTCACGCTCGACCTCGCCGAGGGAGCCGACATCGTGATGGTCAAGCCCGCCATGGGGTACCTGGACGTGATAGCGGCCACCGCCGCCATGTCCTCGGTTCCGGTCGCCGCCTACCAGGTCTCCGGCGAGTACGCGATGATCGCGGCGGCTGCCGCCAACGGCTGGGTCGACGGGCGTTCGGCGGCGCTGGAATCCCTGATCGGTATCCGGCGTGCCGGGGCCGACATCGTGCTGACGTACTGGGCGGCCGAAGCGGCCGGTTGGCTGGCGTGA
- a CDS encoding cellulase family glycosylhydrolase: MMRRYRTAAEPAMHTRVVGLAASTGAVLTFGMGPLAAAPGAHADFFDPMTDQILEPFLDATTGAPDWDAVFSPDAWETFLSPDHWDAALNAFSGEALAGPAVDPNTWLLQYLYTPIHDGLEDVVNSDLGQLLLSLVNQPTLLLTGRPLIGDGVDGTAAAPNGGHGGWLFGDGGDGWDNTGSGGTGGAGGNAGMIGNGGDGGDGADGGLGGNGGDGGNGGWLIGIGGLGGDAGNGVYSGPGDLPALGGAGGNAGLLVGAHGDHGHFGTLDGAPAAVAGISTTGTWITGADGRVLVMHGFNEVYKIPPYEPAAGGFDEDDAAFLAANGFNSVRLGVIWAGVEPEPGVIDYNYLASIQTTVQILGRYGIVSIIDFHQDDFSPVFRGEGAPEWATQTGGLPNPDIGFGLNYPLNPAQNHAWDAFWSNTKGPDGVGLLNHYARMTQAVADYFKDDPNIAGYEIINEPWPGSTWLSTIFGNSYFEAQQLTPFYNQVSAAIRSVDPTTPMIYEPNTLFNEAVPTQLREVDDPHGVFAFHDYCMLTSVSAALSPLCPDYIDLLAANGEAYTSRYEVPGLITEYGSANGADEIMRVMNNADQRMWGWSQWAYNGTPSLTGSGPWAALVYDPSKPPVGDNVDWARLEASAVPYAQVVAGTPISWSYGAGVFQLSYSTQMASGAGHFAAGAQTEIAVPTIQYPDGYQVSVTGGHVVSAPGAPVLVIAADGAGTVEVVVTSAAG, translated from the coding sequence ATGATGCGCCGCTACCGCACTGCAGCAGAGCCCGCCATGCACACCCGAGTCGTCGGTCTCGCCGCCTCCACCGGGGCGGTGCTGACGTTCGGGATGGGGCCGCTGGCCGCTGCGCCCGGAGCCCACGCTGACTTCTTCGACCCGATGACCGACCAGATCCTGGAACCGTTTCTGGACGCCACGACCGGTGCGCCGGACTGGGATGCGGTGTTCTCGCCGGACGCCTGGGAAACCTTCCTGAGCCCCGACCACTGGGATGCCGCTCTGAACGCGTTCAGCGGCGAAGCCCTGGCCGGACCGGCCGTCGATCCCAACACCTGGCTGTTGCAGTACCTCTACACCCCGATCCACGACGGCCTGGAAGACGTGGTCAACAGCGACCTCGGCCAACTACTGCTCAGCCTGGTCAACCAGCCCACCCTCCTGCTCACCGGTCGCCCCCTGATCGGCGACGGCGTGGACGGTACCGCCGCCGCACCCAACGGCGGCCATGGCGGCTGGCTGTTCGGCGACGGTGGGGACGGTTGGGACAACACCGGTTCCGGCGGGACGGGAGGCGCCGGCGGCAACGCCGGCATGATCGGCAATGGCGGTGACGGCGGCGACGGCGCAGACGGCGGCCTCGGCGGTAACGGCGGGGACGGCGGCAACGGCGGCTGGCTGATCGGCATCGGCGGCCTCGGCGGGGATGCCGGCAACGGCGTCTACAGCGGCCCCGGCGACCTGCCCGCCCTCGGCGGCGCGGGCGGCAACGCCGGCCTGCTGGTCGGCGCCCACGGCGATCACGGCCACTTCGGCACGCTCGACGGTGCCCCTGCCGCCGTCGCCGGCATCAGCACCACCGGGACCTGGATCACCGGCGCCGACGGCCGGGTGCTGGTCATGCACGGTTTCAACGAGGTCTACAAGATTCCGCCCTACGAGCCGGCCGCCGGCGGATTCGACGAGGACGACGCGGCGTTCCTGGCGGCCAACGGCTTCAACTCGGTGCGTTTGGGCGTCATCTGGGCGGGAGTGGAGCCGGAGCCCGGTGTCATCGACTACAACTACCTGGCCTCGATCCAGACGACCGTGCAGATCCTGGGCAGATACGGCATCGTCAGCATCATCGACTTCCACCAGGACGACTTCAGCCCGGTCTTCCGCGGCGAGGGCGCGCCGGAGTGGGCCACCCAGACCGGCGGACTGCCCAACCCCGACATCGGCTTCGGGCTCAACTACCCGCTGAACCCCGCCCAGAACCACGCCTGGGATGCGTTCTGGTCCAACACCAAAGGCCCCGACGGGGTGGGGCTGCTCAACCACTACGCGCGCATGACACAGGCCGTCGCGGACTACTTCAAGGACGACCCCAACATCGCCGGCTACGAGATCATCAACGAACCGTGGCCCGGGTCGACATGGCTGTCAACGATATTCGGCAATTCCTACTTCGAAGCTCAACAGCTGACTCCGTTCTACAACCAGGTCAGCGCGGCGATCCGGTCCGTCGACCCGACCACACCGATGATCTACGAGCCCAACACCCTGTTCAACGAGGCGGTTCCGACGCAGCTGCGCGAGGTGGACGACCCCCACGGCGTCTTCGCATTCCACGACTACTGCATGCTGACCAGCGTGAGCGCGGCCCTCTCGCCGCTGTGCCCGGACTACATCGACCTGCTGGCCGCCAACGGCGAGGCCTACACCAGCAGGTACGAGGTGCCGGGATTGATCACCGAGTACGGGTCGGCGAACGGCGCCGACGAAATCATGCGGGTGATGAACAACGCCGACCAGCGGATGTGGGGCTGGTCGCAGTGGGCCTACAACGGCACGCCCAGCCTCACCGGCAGCGGCCCCTGGGCGGCGCTGGTCTATGACCCCAGCAAGCCGCCGGTCGGCGACAACGTCGACTGGGCCAGGCTGGAGGCGTCGGCGGTGCCCTACGCGCAGGTCGTTGCCGGCACCCCGATCTCCTGGTCGTACGGCGCCGGCGTTTTCCAGCTCAGCTACTCCACCCAGATGGCCAGCGGCGCAGGACACTTCGCTGCCGGCGCCCAGACCGAGATCGCGGTGCCGACCATTCAGTACCCCGACGGCTACCAGGTCAGTGTCACCGGCGGGCACGTGGTCTCGGCACCCGGCGCACCGGTGCTGGTCATCGCCGCCGACGGTGCCGGCACCGTCGAGGTCGTCGTGACGTCGGCGGCCGGGTAA